The following are from one region of the Melaminivora suipulveris genome:
- a CDS encoding Fe2+-dependent dioxygenase: MLISIDQVLTKEEVRSFRAELDAADWQDGAATAGTLAKGVKRNQQLADGSELATRLGQHILRRLSNTPLFISAALPRTIYPPKFNRYAGGGNYGAHVDSALMFLPGSSQQMRTDLSATLFLAEPEEYDGGELEVEGPFGVQSVKLAAGDMVLYPSTSLHRVTPVSRGARVASFFWIESLVADEGERTLLFDLDQSVQQITPLLAADDMRLVQLTGVYHNLLRRWVRA; encoded by the coding sequence ATGCTGATCTCCATCGACCAGGTTCTCACCAAGGAAGAAGTGCGCAGCTTTCGCGCCGAGCTGGACGCCGCCGACTGGCAGGACGGCGCCGCCACCGCCGGCACGCTGGCCAAAGGCGTCAAGCGCAATCAGCAACTGGCTGACGGCAGCGAACTCGCCACGCGCCTGGGCCAGCACATCCTGCGCCGCCTCAGCAACACGCCGCTGTTCATCTCCGCCGCGCTGCCGCGCACCATCTACCCGCCCAAGTTCAACCGCTACGCCGGCGGCGGCAACTACGGCGCGCACGTGGACAGCGCGCTGATGTTCCTGCCCGGCAGCAGCCAGCAGATGCGCACCGATCTGTCGGCCACGCTGTTCCTGGCAGAGCCGGAGGAATACGACGGCGGCGAGCTGGAGGTCGAGGGGCCGTTCGGCGTGCAAAGCGTCAAGCTGGCCGCGGGCGACATGGTGCTGTACCCGTCCACCAGCCTGCACCGCGTGACCCCGGTGAGCCGCGGCGCACGCGTGGCGTCATTTTTCTGGATCGAAAGCCTCGTGGCTGATGAAGGCGAGCGCACGCTGCTGTTCGATCTGGATCAGTCGGTGCAGCAGATCACGCCGCTGCTGGCGGCAGACGACATGCGGCTGGTGCAGTTGACGGGCGTTTATCACAACCTGCTGCGGCGCTGGGTGCGGGCCTGA
- a CDS encoding helix-turn-helix domain-containing protein produces the protein MPMNERELQARDSLRDIGAELLQSIRDVKAGKVGRVNLVKTTSAAEARQRLGLSQSQFAKLLGVSVRTFQDWEQGRREPSGAARTLLRVAALRPDAIHEVLAGHG, from the coding sequence ATGCCGATGAATGAACGAGAGCTGCAAGCGCGCGATTCCCTGCGTGACATCGGAGCGGAACTGCTGCAGTCCATCCGAGATGTGAAGGCTGGCAAGGTCGGCCGGGTCAACCTGGTGAAGACTACCTCTGCCGCCGAGGCGCGCCAGCGCCTGGGTCTGTCGCAATCGCAGTTCGCGAAACTGCTGGGCGTCTCGGTGCGCACTTTTCAGGACTGGGAGCAGGGTCGTCGCGAGCCATCCGGCGCAGCCCGGACGTTGCTGCGTGTCGCAGCCCTCAGGCCAGACGCAATACACGAAGTGCTTGCCGGACACGGTTGA
- a CDS encoding alpha-hydroxy acid oxidase has product MNASARIPHGIHNACDYERQAAQHLPADRLAYIAGGCGWDRTVAANRAAFERWDVLPRLLRDVRGGHTRMTLNGQPLAHPFLLAPVAHQRLAHPEAELATARAAEATDTCLVASTLSSTPLEAIAQAGGDTPRWFQLYLQPERAHTLDLLARAEAAGYQAIVLTLDASIQLASRSALAAGFTMPADCTAANLAGYAPPGDPPLAPGASRIFQGAMRHAPTWDDLVWLLSATRLPVWVKGVLHPEDARRLQAAGVAGIVVSNHGGRSLDGAPASLGMLPAVRAAVGDPYSVLLDGGIRSGQDAFKALALGADAVLIGRLQVYALAAAGALGVAHMLTLLIEELHACMAQAGCATLADITPGALLPCPLDPTLPC; this is encoded by the coding sequence ATGAACGCCAGCGCCCGTATCCCACACGGCATCCACAACGCCTGCGACTACGAACGGCAGGCGGCGCAGCACCTGCCCGCCGACCGCCTGGCCTACATCGCTGGCGGCTGCGGCTGGGATCGCACGGTGGCCGCCAACCGTGCGGCGTTCGAGCGCTGGGACGTGTTGCCGCGCCTGCTGCGCGACGTGCGCGGCGGACACACGCGCATGACATTGAACGGCCAGCCGCTGGCGCACCCCTTCTTGCTCGCGCCGGTGGCGCACCAGCGGCTGGCGCACCCCGAGGCTGAACTGGCCACGGCGCGCGCCGCCGAGGCCACCGACACCTGCCTGGTCGCCAGCACGTTGTCATCCACGCCGCTGGAGGCCATCGCGCAGGCAGGCGGCGATACGCCGCGCTGGTTCCAGCTCTACCTGCAGCCCGAGCGCGCCCACACGCTGGACCTGCTGGCGCGCGCCGAAGCCGCCGGCTACCAGGCCATCGTGCTGACGCTGGACGCCAGCATCCAGCTGGCCAGCCGCAGCGCATTGGCCGCAGGCTTTACCATGCCAGCCGATTGCACGGCGGCCAACCTGGCCGGATACGCGCCGCCGGGTGATCCGCCGCTTGCGCCCGGCGCGAGCCGCATCTTCCAGGGCGCCATGCGGCATGCGCCGACCTGGGACGATCTGGTCTGGCTGCTGTCCGCCACACGCCTGCCGGTATGGGTCAAAGGCGTGCTGCATCCCGAGGATGCGCGGCGGCTGCAGGCGGCTGGCGTGGCCGGCATCGTCGTCTCCAACCACGGCGGGCGCAGCCTGGACGGCGCGCCCGCCAGCCTGGGCATGCTGCCGGCCGTGCGCGCCGCCGTCGGCGACCCCTATTCCGTGCTGCTGGACGGCGGCATCCGCAGCGGCCAGGATGCCTTCAAAGCCCTGGCTCTGGGCGCCGATGCCGTGCTCATCGGCCGCCTGCAGGTCTACGCCCTGGCGGCGGCTGGAGCTCTTGGAGTGGCGCACATGCTGACCCTGCTGATCGAAGAACTGCACGCCTGCATGGCGCAAGCCGGCTGCGCCACCCTTGCCGACATCACGCCTGGGGCGCTACTGCCCTGCCCTCTTGATCCGACCCTCCCATGCTGA
- a CDS encoding transcriptional regulator, whose translation MQLLTVVESPIFTRHWPDYWSEEEHGEFMAFIASRPDAGDVVPGSGGCRKVRWSGGGKGKRGGVRVIYTTRLANGVVVALVIYGKGATENIPAHVLRLIEKEFGHADE comes from the coding sequence ATGCAACTGCTCACCGTCGTGGAGTCTCCGATCTTCACCAGGCACTGGCCTGACTACTGGTCAGAGGAAGAGCACGGCGAATTCATGGCTTTCATCGCCAGCCGCCCCGATGCTGGCGACGTGGTGCCTGGCTCAGGCGGCTGCCGCAAAGTGCGCTGGAGCGGTGGCGGAAAAGGCAAGCGCGGCGGGGTGCGGGTGATCTACACCACCCGCCTGGCCAACGGTGTGGTGGTTGCGCTTGTCATCTATGGCAAGGGAGCGACAGAGAACATCCCGGCGCACGTTCTGCGCCTGATCGAAAAGGAGTTTGGACATGCCGATGAATGA